Sequence from the uncultured Bacteroides sp. genome:
ATTATAACTACGACTCTGAGGTGTACTACCTATATTCATCTCCATATATTTACGTTCTTTGGCTATAGTCAGCAAACTAGAACCACTAAAGTACACTGACAAGCCTTTGATAATAGCATTTTTCAATATATTTTTCGGAAAATCATAAGTAATTTGAACCTTACCTAAATCTACACGACTGGTACTGTAAATCCAGAAGTCAGAAGAACGGAAGTTCTGGTCACCGCTTTGGGTCGTTAAACGAGGATAAGTAGCTGTATTAGCTGTTTCGGGAGTCCAGCGATTGCGCACAACCTCTGAATACTTGCTGTCACCATACACCCACATATATGAATTATTCTTTATTCCTTTCCCTCCTATATTACCTGTAAGGGCAGCAAAGAAAGTAACAGCTTTACATTTCGCCGTAAAATTCACACCGAAAATAAAAGGTGCTCCCCATTTACCTAATACAACCTGATCTTTGCTATCAATTTTGCCATCATTGTTTTGATCAATATATTTTATATCACCTGGTTTTACTTGGCCAAAACTAGAAGAAGGAGAGTTTGCTATATCAGTTTGATCCTTGTAAAAGCCATTACTCTGCAATCCCCAAAGAGCATCAACAGGTTTTCCTTGAGCTTTCAAATAATCATATTCTACATTTTCATTAACCTTTGTTGCCTTAGAAGTGTAATACATACCGTTTACTCCCAATGTCATATCTACACCACCAACTTTCTTTTTCAAATTAAGTGCAAAGTCAAAACCTGTACGGCGATTGTTATTATAGTTCATATATGGAAGAAAAGAGGAAACCGGCCAGTAGGTCTGAAAATAGCTAGGAAAAATTGTAGATGGAGTAGTCAATAAGCCTTCTGTTAAAGTTGTGAAGAAATTGGCATTCAGACTCAATAACCCTTTCCACAAAGAAGCGTCTAAGCCTACAGTAAACTCTTTACGCTTTATATAACTTAATTTGTCATTACCACTACGACGAGAGTCAGCAGACTGCATACTGTTACCATATGATTCTGACCATCCCCACCAAGTTCCTGATGAAGTAAACACATTATCGTACAAATAATATTCAACATTTTTATCATCAATTGTAGTCTTAATATCTAAGTCTTGATTCAACATTGAAGCAGAAGCATTTAGCTTCAAATCATCAATAATCGGCGAATCTGCAAGGAAACCTTCTTTACTTAAACGCCATGCAGCTGATATGGTAGGTGAGATAGCCTCGCTATTCCCCGTAGCAAATTTTGCTGAATGAACTGCAGCCCCACTAAAATCGACATAATACTTATTTTTATAATTATATCCGACTTGCAGACCTAAGTTCGCATTACTGAGACGATGATACTCTCCGGAAATTGTTTGTTGATAACCATGTGCTAACAACATTGCAGAAATGTTGTGCACCTTATTAAATGTACGATTATAATTAAATTGACCAGAAAACATTATAGTTTGTTTCTCGGCACTACCTGATACATTTTGCGTACCCGTACTACTATCTTTATTGTACTTATTTAGTGATGTGATTAAATCTTGACCAGAGTAATTGTTCCACACTGCTTCATAAGTAGCATATTTATTATTGATAGAAGTAGAATAACTTGTCGCATAATCAACGGCAAACTGTGTACGGAAGGAAAGTCCCTTCATCACCCTGTCAAGATTTAAATTAATACCAGTATCAAATTGAAACTGACGAGAAGTGTACTTGTTGTAACCGGCAGCATACATTGCTGCAAATGGATTGGTTGGATCCAACTGAGTTCCACCTAATAGATATTGACCATCCACCAGATAATTACTATTATTGATTAATGTCCTGGACGAATTGTCATTTTCTTCAACATAGGAAATTGGAATCAAAGGACTAACACGGTTAGGACGCAGTGTGGCTGAGTTCGACCAAAACGAAGCATTATCGTTACGTGAGTCATAAAATGTTGCGTTGGCATTTACCCAACCTGTTACCCAATCATTCAGACGTAAATCTACATTACCACGTATATTCATACGATTGCTATGATTGTCTTTTCCTTCTCCAAAATTAATCAGGTCACCAACATTATAGATACCTATATTGGTATAGAAATGAGCATATTTCCCACCACCTGAAAATTCAGCAGATGCATCATAACGATTATATGCTTTCTTTATATAATCTGATGAGAAAAAATTCACATTCGGGTAACGATAAGGGTTATTTCCTGTTGAAGTATTATAAATCAAATCTTTTGAATAAGTAGGAGATAAGCCATCATTTGCTCGTGCCTCATTATATAAGGTCATATACTCAGCTGATCCTAAATATTCTGGATATGATTTGGGTACAAATATTGAAGCATTACCACGAGCTTTAATTTGAAGCCCGTCTTCGCGTCCACGTTTTGTTGTAATTAAAATAGCACCTTTAGATGCGCGACTACCGTACAATACAACAGCAGAGGCACCTTTTAGAAATGTTATTTTATCTATTTCAGTAGGTATTACATTATTTGCATCACGGAGTACACCATCAACTAATATTAATGCATCACCCATGTTCCA
This genomic interval carries:
- a CDS encoding SusC/RagA family TonB-linked outer membrane protein — encoded protein: MKNIHARIVMGTMMAFTSLGLVAQENAAIITPADSLAKQEVNVAFRTVNQKDLMGGVSVVDMVQLTDKNYSTYSLDNMQSLVGGYNGQLWNMGDALILVDGVLRDANNVIPTEIDKITFLKGASAVVLYGSRASKGAILITTKRGREDGLQIKARGNASIFVPKSYPEYLGSAEYMTLYNEARANDGLSPTYSKDLIYNTSTGNNPYRYPNVNFFSSDYIKKAYNRYDASAEFSGGGKYAHFYTNIGIYNVGDLINFGEGKDNHSNRMNIRGNVDLRLNDWVTGWVNANATFYDSRNDNASFWSNSATLRPNRVSPLIPISYVEENDNSSRTLINNSNYLVDGQYLLGGTQLDPTNPFAAMYAAGYNKYTSRQFQFDTGINLNLDRVMKGLSFRTQFAVDYATSYSTSINNKYATYEAVWNNYSGQDLITSLNKYNKDSSTGTQNVSGSAEKQTIMFSGQFNYNRTFNKVHNISAMLLAHGYQQTISGEYHRLSNANLGLQVGYNYKNKYYVDFSGAAVHSAKFATGNSEAISPTISAAWRLSKEGFLADSPIIDDLKLNASASMLNQDLDIKTTIDDKNVEYYLYDNVFTSSGTWWGWSESYGNSMQSADSRRSGNDKLSYIKRKEFTVGLDASLWKGLLSLNANFFTTLTEGLLTTPSTIFPSYFQTYWPVSSFLPYMNYNNNRRTGFDFALNLKKKVGGVDMTLGVNGMYYTSKATKVNENVEYDYLKAQGKPVDALWGLQSNGFYKDQTDIANSPSSSFGQVKPGDIKYIDQNNDGKIDSKDQVVLGKWGAPFIFGVNFTAKCKAVTFFAALTGNIGGKGIKNNSYMWVYGDSKYSEVVRNRWTPETANTATYPRLTTQSGDQNFRSSDFWIYSTSRVDLGKVQITYDFPKNILKNAIIKGLSVYFSGSSLLTIAKERKYMEMNIGSTPQSRSYNLGLKAEF